GTAAAGCTAAGAAATACTTTAATTATGGTTTAGAAATATTACCAAGATTTTATGCACCAGCTGGTGGGGCTAGTGGATCAAGTGTTAGAACAAAAGACAATAAATTATTAGCTGTATACCATGCAGCTAATGGATCAGCTAAAACTGGTTTAGCAGCTGTATTTAGATCTAATGGTTATGACTATAAAAATCTATTTGGTTCATATAAATTGGGGCAATACGACTTAATTTATGGTGGTGGAAAAGATCAAGAAAAAGGTAAATCCTATAGAGAAGCCTTATTAAAGAAATATAATAATAGTAGTATGAAAAGTGCATTATTCCCTAGTGGTTTCGATGAAAAACATATTCCTAGTGAATTTAAATTTGATCACAACAAACAAAAATAAAACTTTCATCTATTCAAGGAGACAAGATAAATGATTTCTTTAAAAGTTGAACAACAAAAATTTTATGATGATGGTTCAAACTTAATACTAGAAACAAAAAAGAATAAAATAGTATCTATTTATAAAACTATTGTTCTTTCATTCTTTTTTGTATCAATGTCATTGTTACTATTTTTATCAAATTATTCAATCTTTAATAAAAATATAGAAAATTCATACCAATTTTTATTTAATTTTTCTCAACCAGCATTTGAACAATATAACTGAGTAGTACTTTTTAGAATTTGTTTATTAGGATTTTTATATTTTTATGGATTAAAAAAAGCTTATATAAATATAGAACCAAATAAACCATATTTAAAACAATACACGATTTGATTTAGTTTATATTTAATAACTAGTATTTCTGCATTTATATTATTTTTTACTTATTCACCACTAGAAGCACAAAATATAATTAATCTAATTTATAGTTTAATCGGTTTATTATTAATAGATATTTCTTATGTGTTATTTAAATATAAAACAAGAAAAAAACTAAACCCATTAGTATATCAAAATAAATGAAGTTTAATTGTTGATTTAATTAGTAGAACAATTTTAGTTAGTTTAGTTTTAGCTATTTTTCTAGTTTGAATAAATCAAGGTGGAACAACTTATGAAATGCTAGCTAATAATAAGTTTTATGAATATGTATTAAACTTATTTGGAATTAAAAGCTTTTTAAACTTTTTAATTATTATTACTAGTTTTATATTTATTGGTTTATTGTTTATTGGATTAAATATTTATACTATTTTAAAAATAGTTTATAAACAATTTAGTTTTGAAATTATTAGAGATAAGTTGAATTTTTATTTAACTGGAGTAATTGTTGTATTTATTTGATTAATAAGTTTAGTGTTTTTAAAAATACCATCAACTCATGAAGTATTTGTAAAAAATGATAACTTAGAATATTTATACTTATTATTTTCTTTATTAAACATTATTATTACTATTGTTTATTTATGATTTAAACAATTTAAAAATAGATTAAATAGTCCTTTAATTAAAATCAGTTATTTAACTATTTTTCATTTTATTATTTGAACTGTATTTATGGTTGCTAGTTTTTTAACAACAAGTTCAACTGTAAGTATGATTAATTTATTAATTACTATTGTTTTAGTTGCTATTAGTTATTATTGACATATTAAATCATCAAGATTTAACAACTATTATAATTACTTATTAATTACTTTAAATGTAATAATGATTTTTATAATAAGTTTAGTATTTGGATTTAATCAAATATTACTATCACATAATAATAAAAATTTATTTATTATTCCTTTAAAAGCTAATTTATTACAAATTATAAGTATTTTTATAGTAGCATTTCAAATTATTAATGTAATTTATCCATTAACTTATATGTTAATTACAAGTATTAAAATTTCTAAAACTTTTAAAAAGGAGCTAAATCATGAAACACAAAAACAAACAAACTAGCGATCAATCTTTTATGGTTTTTGATTTATATGAAAAAATAGTTAATGCTAATAATTACATTGATTATCAAAAACTACTAGCAACAGTATTATTAGAAAATCAAATCGGATTTGATTCAAAAGTTTATAAAGAATTTGAAAACTCTTATTTACTAGCTTTTAAAAATCATTTTGATATTGTTTTAAATGATTTTGTAATTACTTTTAATGTTAATTTAAAAATTAGTAGTGATTTATTAGTACCAATGTTAAGTGAAACTGAAAGTAGTAATACTGAAGCAATTAATTTAAAAACAAGTAATAATGAACAATATCAAAAGTTTTTAACTACTTATAATAACTATTTTATTTCACTAATTAAACAAGGTTTTTGTGTTGAAATTTTTCCAAATGTTATTTTATTTAAATCAAAAAACACAGATCATTTAAAAATAATATTTGATAAAACTAAAGTTTTAACTAGAGGTTAATATGGATTTAAAAAAAGTAGAAACCAAGTTAAACAACTTAAAAACTATTCAACAAAGATTAAGTAATGAAAAAAACATTTTATTAATAGATATGATTAAACAAAATGCCTTATTAAATTATTATGTTAAAAATGCTTTGTGAAATCAAAACATTATTTCATTACTACAAAATGAATATAAAATTAAAAATAATTTGATTAGTGAGATAAAAATTAGTAAAAATAAACTAATTAATAAATTAAAAGACTTTATTTCTCAACCAAAAGAACTTTGAATTTATTTAACTGAAGAACAAAAATACTCAACTGATTCTTATTCAAGATATGAAAATCATATTTTAAATAGTATTAAAAAAAATAATGCTGATTTTATTGTTATTGGAGATCGTGCTAAACAGTTTTGTAGTGATAATAAATTAAATGTCATTTATAATGTTGATCAAAAACAAGCGATTTCAAAACTTTCATGAACACTAACTTTAATTATTAAATTCTTATTTTCTCAATATAATTATAAAAGTTTACGCTTTGTAATTAATTCTAATAAAAATAAAGATAATAGTTTTACTATTCTTCCACTAACTAAATTTAATGTAAATAGTTTAAGTGAAACTGAAACTAAATTTGATTTAGATCATATTAAAGAATTTAAAATCTTTCCAGATATAAATAATTATATTCAAACTCAAATTGATAATTATATAGAAAATTCAATTCAATCTTTATTAGTTGAATCTTCATTTTATAAAACTAAAAATGAATTAATTAAAACTAATAAAACTATTAATGAAGTAGATGAAGAAATTAAAAAGCTAAATAAAAAGATTATTAGAATCAAACGTGAAAAAGAAATTGAAGAAATTGTTTTACTAACAAGTAATAATAAGAAATTTTTAATCAGGAGAGATCAATAATGGCTTTTAGTGTTGAAATTAATTTTATTGAAAATAAACAAACTATTAATTTTAATAAAGCAATTGTTTATTTTAATGCTGATGAAGAAAATGAATGAATTTCATTAACTAATAATTCAATATTAGGATATGAAATTATGTTATTAAAAATTTTAGATCTATCTAATAATCAAGAAAAATATTTATTTGCAAACAATGTTAATATTATGGTTAAAAATAATCATATTGTAATTAATACTTTTTCAAAACAAAACTTTTTAGTTAAATCAAATCGTAAAAAAATTTATCAAGATCAGTTAAAAGAATTACATAAACAAATTAGTATTTTACAAGCAAATCAAACAATTGGTTTAACAATTGATTCATTATTAGAATTAAAAAAATTAAAAAATAAATATTATGTTTTAAAGTTAAAAAATCTATTACAGCTAAAAGGAGAATAATATGAAAAAAAATAAATTATTATCTAAATCATATAAAATAGCTATTCTTCTTTTAACAGCTACTAGTAGTTTAAGTTTAGCTGCACTAATTAAAAACACTCATCATAATAACAATAATATTGTTTTAAAATTGTATCAAGATGGAAATGGTGGATCAGGTGGAAGTGGTGGTTCAGGAGCAGTATCAGGTGGAGCTGGATCAAATGGTGGTTCAGGCACAAGTGGTTCAAGTGGAACTAGTGGAACTGGTGCTAATAGCGGTGGTTCAACCGCGTCAGAATCGCCATTAACGCCGAAAATAGCAGCTGAATTTGATACCTTTAAAGATAAAGCTAAAAAAAAGATTGAGGAAACTGCAAAACAAGTTTACAAAAGAATAACAACTATTTTAGAAGAAGAATTAAAAAAACTTCCTGATTTAAATAAAAGCACTAAGAAACCTGATGAATATTTTAAAAATTTACAAAAAAGAGTTTATTTAACTGAACTAAAGAAATATTTTGGTAAAGAAGAAGAATTTACTAAGGATATTTCTAAATATGGATTTGACGTTACATTTCCAAATGTTATAGCAAATGATAGAAAAGTTGATACTGCTATAGTTAAATTTAATGGTAAAACATACAATAATATTAAAATATCTCCAAGCGATGAGACAAGAGACTACACAAAAGTAGTAGAAAAAAATGAAAATAATGGTGTTGAAAAAAATAAAAAAGAACAAGATAATGTTGTAACTAGTCATAGATTTGATGCTTTATTAAATAATTATGCACAAAGCTGATTAGGTAAACTAAAAGACATTATCTATAAAGAAGATCAAGATCTTCCAGAATTTGGAAAAGATATATTTTTTGATAAATATAAACCTGGCAGTTCAGACTCTTCAACAGATTCATCAAATAATACAACTGTAGTTGATGGTTATACTGTTAAATTAGATCAAAAACATAAAGATTGAAACAGTTACATTAAAACCAAAGTTAAAAATAGATTTGTTGATTTTGATTTAAATCAAAATCAAAGTTTTCAGTTTAATACTCAATCAAGTAATTCAAGTAAACCAACACCACCAAATATTCCTGATCTAAACAAAAAACCACTAGATCCAACTGAAAAAAGAGATCAAAATTCAGTTGAGTACGCTGAACAACTTCCTAGATTACAACCAATTTTAAAATGACAATATGCTGATCATAGTAAAGACAGCATACAAAATTCATTTAATTCATCTAATGAAGAAAAAAATCCAATGTTTTTCTTTATTAACCCAATTAATACTAGATTTAAATATCATGTAACTTCACTAAGTAATGGTAGAGCTACTGTTAAAATTAAAGATCAAGTTAAAGATGTTGAAAGAACTTATTATTCTTCAGATATAACTTATGGTGCTGATCCTAGATTTACATTTATTTTAGAAAATCTAACTAAAAAAATTGAAGCTAAATTTTTACAACTTTATAAAGCTTTATTATTAGATGAAAAAATTAATTATGTTGAATTAAATAATGATCATTTACAAACAAGTTTATTTGGATTAGTAAATCTAGCTACTAGAATAGTTAGTGATTCAAAATATTTAACTGATGTTTTATATAATATAGCAACAAATAAATATCAGTCACTTAGCGATATTTCTAGTGATGATGATTATGCTGGATGAATTAATAGAGTTTCAAATCAAGCATTTGCAAGACTATTACATGCAATTAGTGCTTCACAATTAAATAATCAAAATAATCCTTGAAGTGTTTTAACTGGTGGGTTTAAAAGTGTTCAAGAAATCTATCAAGAACTAGCTAGAGTAACTGATACTAGAAAACAAATTATTAAAAAAGCTAATGACTATAATGTTGATTTAAGTCATTTAGATCAAATATATGATTATTTAGATACTTCTATATTAAAAGCTCAAACCAGTGCAAATCAAATTGGAAAAGCTTTAAACATTTTAAGTTGATATGATAATTTTACAAATCATGTTAAAGATACATCTGAACATTCAGCTTTATTAAAAGTTTTAACTGATACTTCAGATATTAAAAGTGATGAGAAAAAAGTACAAGAATTCCAACAAACTTATCAAAAAGCTATTCAAAAACTAGAAGAAAATAACAGAGAAAAGAAAAAACCTTTAATAATTGTTAGTTCATTATTTTTAGTAATTTCATTATTGTTCATTATAGCAAACACTCTGATATTCTTAATTAAAACTAAACGTAGTAAAAATAAAAATGCTAAATTAACATTTATTATTTCAACTACAATTTCAACAATTATTACTATATCTTCAATTATTTTATTAATAATAGGATTGAAAGGATAAAACGATGAATATAAAAACAAATAGCAAACATACATCACCTAAGATTAGTGCAATCTATGATTATATTGTTGAAGTTAAGGGTGAGTTTGACTATAAACAACAACAAATTTTTACTTCTAAAAAAAATAAAGAGGCAAGATTATTTTTAATTAGTGCTACAAGTGATACTGCTTATTTATTAGCTAATTTACAAGCTTTAAAACTAACTATTAATGATGAATTAGAATTATTAGATAATACTAATGAGATATTTACTTCAAATGAATATTTTGGAAAAGTAATTGATATTTATGGAAATATCATTTTACCTGAACCAAAAACTGTTGTTAAAAAAGCTGAAGATATTTCAAGTGAAGTTTTTAAATTAAGTCATGATTTAATGAAAGTTCAAAGATTAAATGAACAATTATATACTGGTTTAGCTGCTATTGATTTATTAATTCCAATTGGTAAAGGACAACGTGAGTTAATTGTTGGAGATAGACAAACTGGAAAAACTCATATAGCTTTAAATACTATTATTAACCAATCTGCTAGAAATATTAAATGTGTTTATGTTGCTATTGGTCAAAAAAAAGAAAGCATTTCAAGAATTTATAATATTTTAGCTCAACATGATGCTTTAAAAAACACAATTATATTAGATGCTCCAGCTAATAGTAGTTATGAACAATATTTAGCTCCATATATTGGAATGACTCATGCTGAAAATATTTCAAATACTGATGATGTTTTAATTATTTTTGATGATCTAACTAAGCATGCAAACATTTTTAGAGAAATTGCTTTATTAAGTAATCGTCCTGTTGGAAAAGAAGCTATGCCTGGTGATATGTTTTTTGCTCATTCTCAATTACTAGAACGTGCTGGATCTTATAAAAATAAAAAAACTATTACAGCATTACCAATTATTCAAA
This genomic window from Mycoplasma mycoides subsp. capri contains:
- a CDS encoding MSC_0624 family F1-like ATPase-associated membrane protein; translated protein: MISLKVEQQKFYDDGSNLILETKKNKIVSIYKTIVLSFFFVSMSLLLFLSNYSIFNKNIENSYQFLFNFSQPAFEQYNWVVLFRICLLGFLYFYGLKKAYINIEPNKPYLKQYTIWFSLYLITSISAFILFFTYSPLEAQNIINLIYSLIGLLLIDISYVLFKYKTRKKLNPLVYQNKWSLIVDLISRTILVSLVLAIFLVWINQGGTTYEMLANNKFYEYVLNLFGIKSFLNFLIIITSFIFIGLLFIGLNIYTILKIVYKQFSFEIIRDKLNFYLTGVIVVFIWLISLVFLKIPSTHEVFVKNDNLEYLYLLFSLLNIIITIVYLWFKQFKNRLNSPLIKISYLTIFHFIIWTVFMVASFLTTSSTVSMINLLITIVLVAISYYWHIKSSRFNNYYNYLLITLNVIMIFIISLVFGFNQILLSHNNKNLFIIPLKANLLQIISIFIVAFQIINVIYPLTYMLITSIKISKTFKKELNHETQKQTN
- a CDS encoding DUF2714 domain-containing protein, which gives rise to MKHKNKQTSDQSFMVFDLYEKIVNANNYIDYQKLLATVLLENQIGFDSKVYKEFENSYLLAFKNHFDIVLNDFVITFNVNLKISSDLLVPMLSETESSNTEAINLKTSNNEQYQKFLTTYNNYFISLIKQGFCVEIFPNVILFKSKNTDHLKIIFDKTKVLTRG
- a CDS encoding MSC_0622 family F1-like ATPase gamma subunit, with the protein product MDLKKVETKLNNLKTIQQRLSNEKNILLIDMIKQNALLNYYVKNALWNQNIISLLQNEYKIKNNLISEIKISKNKLINKLKDFISQPKELWIYLTEEQKYSTDSYSRYENHILNSIKKNNADFIVIGDRAKQFCSDNKLNVIYNVDQKQAISKLSWTLTLIIKFLFSQYNYKSLRFVINSNKNKDNSFTILPLTKFNVNSLSETETKFDLDHIKEFKIFPDINNYIQTQIDNYIENSIQSLLVESSFYKTKNELIKTNKTINEVDEEIKKLNKKIIRIKREKEIEEIVLLTSNNKKFLIRRDQ
- a CDS encoding MSC_0621 family F1-like ATPase epsilon subunit, with protein sequence MAFSVEINFIENKQTINFNKAIVYFNADEENEWISLTNNSILGYEIMLLKILDLSNNQEKYLFANNVNIMVKNNHIVINTFSKQNFLVKSNRKKIYQDQLKELHKQISILQANQTIGLTIDSLLELKKLKNKYYVLKLKNLLQLKGE
- a CDS encoding MSC_0620 family F1-like ATPase-associated subunit, giving the protein MKKNKLLSKSYKIAILLLTATSSLSLAALIKNTHHNNNNIVLKLYQDGNGGSGGSGGSGAVSGGAGSNGGSGTSGSSGTSGTGANSGGSTASESPLTPKIAAEFDTFKDKAKKKIEETAKQVYKRITTILEEELKKLPDLNKSTKKPDEYFKNLQKRVYLTELKKYFGKEEEFTKDISKYGFDVTFPNVIANDRKVDTAIVKFNGKTYNNIKISPSDETRDYTKVVEKNENNGVEKNKKEQDNVVTSHRFDALLNNYAQSWLGKLKDIIYKEDQDLPEFGKDIFFDKYKPGSSDSSTDSSNNTTVVDGYTVKLDQKHKDWNSYIKTKVKNRFVDFDLNQNQSFQFNTQSSNSSKPTPPNIPDLNKKPLDPTEKRDQNSVEYAEQLPRLQPILKWQYADHSKDSIQNSFNSSNEEKNPMFFFINPINTRFKYHVTSLSNGRATVKIKDQVKDVERTYYSSDITYGADPRFTFILENLTKKIEAKFLQLYKALLLDEKINYVELNNDHLQTSLFGLVNLATRIVSDSKYLTDVLYNIATNKYQSLSDISSDDDYAGWINRVSNQAFARLLHAISASQLNNQNNPWSVLTGGFKSVQEIYQELARVTDTRKQIIKKANDYNVDLSHLDQIYDYLDTSILKAQTSANQIGKALNILSWYDNFTNHVKDTSEHSALLKVLTDTSDIKSDEKKVQEFQQTYQKAIQKLEENNREKKKPLIIVSSLFLVISLLFIIANTLIFLIKTKRSKNKNAKLTFIISTTISTIITISSIILLIIGLKG
- a CDS encoding MSC_0619 family F1-like ATPase alpha subunit: MNIKTNSKHTSPKISAIYDYIVEVKGEFDYKQQQIFTSKKNKEARLFLISATSDTAYLLANLQALKLTINDELELLDNTNEIFTSNEYFGKVIDIYGNIILPEPKTVVKKAEDISSEVFKLSHDLMKVQRLNEQLYTGLAAIDLLIPIGKGQRELIVGDRQTGKTHIALNTIINQSARNIKCVYVAIGQKKESISRIYNILAQHDALKNTIILDAPANSSYEQYLAPYIGMTHAENISNTDDVLIIFDDLTKHANIFREIALLSNRPVGKEAMPGDMFFAHSQLLERAGSYKNKKTITALPIIQTIDNDITSLIASNVISITDGQIVTSSKLFSQGILPAVDIDFSVSRTGGSVQDKTIRQIAGQINKTYRKYKRQLKLSMLDYNLNSETADLMYKGKMIDKLFTSKGFSIFSYNFILMMTKIINWSLIKDIKDEQKALKFIDELINKSVDGKKQFEIIKSGNNYDDKMMKNYFLFALKEYSDYVGLNWEIDNEYDFLSLDQSFLEKTAKKLGDK